One stretch of Manis pentadactyla isolate mManPen7 chromosome 10, mManPen7.hap1, whole genome shotgun sequence DNA includes these proteins:
- the CLDN9 gene encoding claudin-9, with protein MASTGLELLGMTLAVLGWLGTVVSCALPLWKVTAFIGNSIVVAQVVWEGLWMSCVVQSTGQMQCKVYDSLLALPQDLQAARALCIVALLLALFGLLVAITGAQCTTCVEDEGAKARIVLTAGVVLLLSGILVLIPVCWTAHAIIQDFYNPLVAEALKRELGASLYLGWAAAALLMLGGALLCCTCPPPQIDRPRGPRLGYSIPSRSGASGLDKKDYV; from the coding sequence ATGGCTTCCACTGGCCTAGAACTCCTGGGCATGACCCTGGCCGTGCTGGGCTGGCTGGGGACGGTGGTGTCCTGCGCCCTGCCCCTGTGGAAGGTGACTGCCTTCATCGGCAACAGCATAGTGGTGGCCCAGGTGGTGTGGGAGGGGCTGTGGATGTCCTGCGTGGTGCAGAGCACCGGCCAGATGCAGTGCAAGGTGTACGACTCGCTGCTGGCGCTGCCCCAGGACCTGCAGGCTGCCCGGGCTCTCTGCATCGTTGCCCTCCTGCTGGCCCTGTTCGGCCTGCTGGTGGCCATCACAGGAGCGCAGTGCACCACCTGCGTGGAGGATGAGGGCGCCAAAGCGCGCATTGTGCTCACCGCGGGAGTCGTCCTCCTCCTCTCGGGCATCCTGGTCCTCATCCCCGTCTGCTGGACGGCCCACGCCATCATCCAGGACTTCTACAACCCCCTGGTGGCCGAGGCCCTCAAGCGGGAGCTGGGGGCCTCTCTCTACCTGGGCTGGGCAGCAGCCGCCCTGCTTATGCTAGGTGGGGCTCTCCTCTGCTGCACATGCCCCCCGCCCCAGATCGACCGGCCCCGAGGACCGAGACTGGGCTACTCCATCCCCTCTCGATCGGGCGCATCAGGTTTGGACAAGAAGGACTACGTATGA
- the CLDN6 gene encoding claudin-6 isoform X1, whose product MGVPRSGESQVWRPPDPGSGGNETEARGNLVSSRGHSASKWRSEEPGYSQQHVRRPDPPRAPTSARKSARTRPGCGRIGPSSSAADRRAPLNLSLNLIMASAGLQILGIILTMLGWVNALVSCTLPLWKVTAFIGNNIVVAQVVWEGLWMSCVVQSTGQMQCKVYDSLLALPQDLQAARALCVITLLLALFGLLVYLAGAKCTTCVEDKDSKARLVLTSGIIFVISGVLTLIPICWTAHTIIQDFYNPLVAEAQKRELGASLYLGWAASGLLLLGGGLLCCTCPSGGSRGSSHYIARYSASAPHATPQGPSEYPTKNYV is encoded by the exons ATGGGAGTTCCCCGGTCAGGGGAAAGCCAGGTCTGGAGACCACCTGACCCAGGATCTGGAG GGAATGAAACTGAAGCTCGAGGTAACCTCGTGAGTTCCCGAGGTCACAGCGCTAGTAAGTGGAGAAGCGAAGAGCCGGGCTACAGTCAGCAACACGTCCGGCGCCCTGACCCACCGCGGGCCCCGACTTCAGCCCGCAAAAGTGCCCGCACCCGTCCTGGATGCGGGCGCATCGGCCCAAGCTCGAGCGCCGCCGACCGACGAG CTCCTCTCAACCTCAGCCTCAACCTCATCATGGCCTCTGCTGGTCTGCAAATCCTGGGGATCATTCTGACAATGCTTGGCTGGGTGAATGCTCTGGTGTCCTGTACCCTGCCCCTGTGGAAGGTGACTGCCTTCATTGGCAACAACATCGTGGTGGCCCAAGTGGTGTGGGAGGGGCTGTGGATGTCCTGCGTGGTGCAGAGCACCGGCCAGATGCAGTGCAAGGTGTACGACTCGCTGCTGGCGCTGCCCCAGGACCTGCAGGCTGCCCGGGCCCTCTGCGTCATCACCCTCCTTCTGGCCCTGTTCGGCCTGCTGGTCTACCTTGCCGGGGCCAAGTGCACCACCTGTGTGGAAGACAAGGACTCCAAGGCCCGTCTGGTGCTCACCTCTGGGATCATCTTTGTCATCTCAGGGGTCCTGACTCTGATCCCCATCTGCTGGACAGCCCACACCATCATCCAGGATTTCTACAATCCCCTGGTGGCTGAGGCCCAAAAGCGGGAACTGGGGGCCTCCCTTTACTTGGGCTGGGCAGCCTCTGGCCTTTTATTGCTGGGTGGGGGGCTGCTGTGCTGCACCTGCCCCTCGGGGGGGTCCCGGGGCTCCAGCCATTACATAGCCCGCTACTCAGCATCTGCCCCGCATGCCACCCCTCAGGGTCCCTCTGAGTACCCCACTAAGAATTATGTCTAA
- the CLDN6 gene encoding claudin-6 isoform X2 translates to MASAGLQILGIILTMLGWVNALVSCTLPLWKVTAFIGNNIVVAQVVWEGLWMSCVVQSTGQMQCKVYDSLLALPQDLQAARALCVITLLLALFGLLVYLAGAKCTTCVEDKDSKARLVLTSGIIFVISGVLTLIPICWTAHTIIQDFYNPLVAEAQKRELGASLYLGWAASGLLLLGGGLLCCTCPSGGSRGSSHYIARYSASAPHATPQGPSEYPTKNYV, encoded by the coding sequence ATGGCCTCTGCTGGTCTGCAAATCCTGGGGATCATTCTGACAATGCTTGGCTGGGTGAATGCTCTGGTGTCCTGTACCCTGCCCCTGTGGAAGGTGACTGCCTTCATTGGCAACAACATCGTGGTGGCCCAAGTGGTGTGGGAGGGGCTGTGGATGTCCTGCGTGGTGCAGAGCACCGGCCAGATGCAGTGCAAGGTGTACGACTCGCTGCTGGCGCTGCCCCAGGACCTGCAGGCTGCCCGGGCCCTCTGCGTCATCACCCTCCTTCTGGCCCTGTTCGGCCTGCTGGTCTACCTTGCCGGGGCCAAGTGCACCACCTGTGTGGAAGACAAGGACTCCAAGGCCCGTCTGGTGCTCACCTCTGGGATCATCTTTGTCATCTCAGGGGTCCTGACTCTGATCCCCATCTGCTGGACAGCCCACACCATCATCCAGGATTTCTACAATCCCCTGGTGGCTGAGGCCCAAAAGCGGGAACTGGGGGCCTCCCTTTACTTGGGCTGGGCAGCCTCTGGCCTTTTATTGCTGGGTGGGGGGCTGCTGTGCTGCACCTGCCCCTCGGGGGGGTCCCGGGGCTCCAGCCATTACATAGCCCGCTACTCAGCATCTGCCCCGCATGCCACCCCTCAGGGTCCCTCTGAGTACCCCACTAAGAATTATGTCTAA
- the TNFRSF12A gene encoding tumor necrosis factor receptor superfamily member 12A yields the protein MVPGSLRPLLRLLVLGLGLALLRAAAGERMPGTTPCSRGSSWSADLDKCMDCASCPARPHSDFCHGCAAVPPASFQLLWPILGGALSLALVLGLLSGFLVWRRCRRREKFTTPIEETGGEGCPGVALIQ from the exons ATGGTTCCTGGCTCGTTGCGCCCGCTGCTTCGACTCCTCGTGCTGGGGCTCGGGCTGGCGCTGCTGCGCGCTGCAGCCGGGGAGCGGATGCCCG GCACCACCCCCTGCTCTCGCGGCAGCTCCTGGAGCGCGGACCTCGACAAGTGCATGGACTGCGCGTCGTGCCCAGCGCGACCGCACAGCGACTTCTGCCATGGCT GTGCTGCTGTCCCTCCAGCCTCTTTCCAGTTGCTGTGGCCCATCTTGGGGGGCGCTCTGAGCCTGGCCCTTGTGCTAGGACTGCTTTCCGGCTTCCTGGTCTGGAGACGGTGCCGCAGGAGAGAGAAGTTTACCA CCCCCATAGAGGAGACCGGTGGAGAGGGCTGTCCTGGCGTGGCCCTGATCCAGTGA
- the HCFC1R1 gene encoding host cell factor C1 regulator 1 isoform X2 — protein MILQQPLKRGSPGQAQRDSRAASGTPRGLDAREPLRKQFLSEENMATHFSRLSLHNDHPYCSRPMAFPPALPPLRSPCSELLLWRYPGNLIPEALRLLRLGDTPTPHYPSTPAGDIMEL, from the exons ATGATCCTGCAGCAGCCCCTAAAGCGAGGTTCCCCGGGTCAGGCCCAGCGCGACTCGCGGGCCGCTTCGGGGACACCCCGAGGCCTGGACGCGAG GGAGCCCCTGCGCAAACAGTTCCTGTCAGAAGAGAACATGGCCACCCACTTCTCTCGGCTCAGCCTGCACAATGACCACCCTTACTGCAGTCGCCCCATGGCTTTCCCCCCAGCTCTGCCTCCACTCAG GAGCCCTTGCTCTGAGCTGCTTCTCTGGCGCTACCCTGGGAACCTGATCCCTGAGGCCCTCCGGCTGTTGAGGCTGGGAGACACCCCTACACCCCACTACCCTTCAACCCCAGCTGGGGACATAATGGAGCTCTGA
- the HCFC1R1 gene encoding host cell factor C1 regulator 1 isoform X1 — MILQQPLKRGSPGQAQRDSRAASGTPRGLDASSPLRGAVPMSTKRRLEEEQEPLRKQFLSEENMATHFSRLSLHNDHPYCSRPMAFPPALPPLRSPCSELLLWRYPGNLIPEALRLLRLGDTPTPHYPSTPAGDIMEL, encoded by the exons ATGATCCTGCAGCAGCCCCTAAAGCGAGGTTCCCCGGGTCAGGCCCAGCGCGACTCGCGGGCCGCTTCGGGGACACCCCGAGGCCTGGACGCGAG CTCCCCTCTCCGAGGAGCTGTGCCCATGAGCACCAAGCGGCGCCTGGAGGAGGAGCA GGAGCCCCTGCGCAAACAGTTCCTGTCAGAAGAGAACATGGCCACCCACTTCTCTCGGCTCAGCCTGCACAATGACCACCCTTACTGCAGTCGCCCCATGGCTTTCCCCCCAGCTCTGCCTCCACTCAG GAGCCCTTGCTCTGAGCTGCTTCTCTGGCGCTACCCTGGGAACCTGATCCCTGAGGCCCTCCGGCTGTTGAGGCTGGGAGACACCCCTACACCCCACTACCCTTCAACCCCAGCTGGGGACATAATGGAGCTCTGA
- the HCFC1R1 gene encoding host cell factor C1 regulator 1 isoform X3 — MATHFSRLSLHNDHPYCSRPMAFPPALPPLRSPCSELLLWRYPGNLIPEALRLLRLGDTPTPHYPSTPAGDIMEL, encoded by the exons ATGGCCACCCACTTCTCTCGGCTCAGCCTGCACAATGACCACCCTTACTGCAGTCGCCCCATGGCTTTCCCCCCAGCTCTGCCTCCACTCAG GAGCCCTTGCTCTGAGCTGCTTCTCTGGCGCTACCCTGGGAACCTGATCCCTGAGGCCCTCCGGCTGTTGAGGCTGGGAGACACCCCTACACCCCACTACCCTTCAACCCCAGCTGGGGACATAATGGAGCTCTGA